CCGTAACTGGATGACATCACCGCCGCCCTCAGGACAAACAGCACCCCGCCGCAGAACGCCAGCAGCTCTAAATGTACAGGACAGGTAACGCCAATCCTTCAAAGTTGAATTCCTGCGTTCAGTCCGGTTGTCGTACCCAGCGCGGCCAAGGTCACCATGCCGTAGAACTCCCACTCCTTGGTGTATCTGATGATGTCAGCGGGGTCATCGCTGGACTCCGAGCTGTGCCGGAGCGACCACCTGAGGTAGGCCTCGCACAGCAGGCAGAACATGCACAGCTTCCAGTGGATCTGGTGGCAGACGGTTGTAGCATTTGGCAATGAATGGCATTTGGGTTTCTTGTTTACTTACATCCCAGCTCGTGTTGAACAAAATGTGTCTGAAGGCCTGAGTCTTGCACAAGACTGCATCGATTAGGATGATGACTGGATCGTATTCGATGTACTTGTCTACTGGCTTCTGGCAGGAACCCTAAAGATGGGAAGGGAAAGGACCCGAGTTAGAATGAGGATAGTGGGCTGTTTTGGACGTGCAATATATGCAGCCACACAGGGCAGTATGGCTGGGATTGggaattaaaaatcaaattcctacatgaaatgatttttgaTTGTGACATTTGTAAAATGTCAGTTGATTCACGTTGATTCAAATAACTAAAATATTTAGTAAGTACTGCTAGGACAGGCAACTTTGAAAGCAGttactaaaaacaaaaaataaaatcctcatTTTATGACAAAATGACGTTTATATAGGAATTTGCGCCCCCTTGTGGAATCAACCCCTAAACTGTTGGCAATATGGACAAAACATTAACATAAACCTGAAAGAAATCACACTGGGAAATTCAATACGTAGTCCGgaccaaatatttttatgaataataCTTGTAGATCGTAATTATAAAACAATCGGTGATGTGCTGGCAAGTAGCATGTCATTCCGCCGTCGTAAATCCGAGGAGCGAcgatattttatttcaagccagccaaacaaataaatgggaAGATATTAGAATATAACACACGCATAATGTGATCTTCAGGATCCCGTTGGAGTAATCACGGTGCAATTCCGTCGCTTTTTCATTACACTCGATGCATCTGAAGCAAGATGCCATTCTTCTAACCTACTATACGAACCCGGAAGTAAACAACGATAGTgtcctttcaaaataaaagttcttATTACTCACGGATAAATTTAACTTACGAAGTTAAACAttataaatgtaaatgtagCCCATGGAGTACTGCAAACGAGTACGCTTGTACTGCACACGTCGTTGCTGCGGGGCAGAAATTCACGGTTTATATGGTTTAAGCATGTACTTCAAATATTGACCGCGAGATGGCGACAGAGCAATACAAAACATCCTCCCACCATCAATTTACTGGTTACAAAGTCCAGTGCATTAGGTGTATGGGTATTTTTGCCCTGCAGGCTCTCGCTAAGTGCTTTGCgtgattaaaaatacattaaaaacatcaagttTTACAGTTCAGCGTttataaatgaaaagaaaattcatgGAATTCAACTAGGTTGTCTGCTTAAGCACATGTTTTAATTGctattttttctcaaatgtcaAAAGGCCTATTAATTACAAATATAAAGTCTTATTTTTCAAGAACAAAATGCGTACTTATTAGAAATAGACAGAGGTGCTTTTTTGGGAATAAAGGCATCTtttctgcaataaaagacattcACATTCCTGTTCCCATTAcaacatgttctttttttttctgccccaCTCACAGCCTGAATGGTGCTAATGACATTAATCACTCCACTGGGCTAATTTGGACTTCTTTCCTGGGGGTTCAGTTGGCCCGTGACCCATTTTTGGGACCAATGGCAGTCCAGCAAAAAAGTCTCCTGAGCTAAAGAGCCGCTGGGCCCTGCCCACCTGCCTGCATACTAATGGGGGCCCCCAATAAGAGCCCTGGAGGGGTGCCCCGCGCTTCTTGTCAGACCTTCAGCCTGCTCAGCACACCCAAAAACCTTCAACATGGTCGATGCCTTTTGCGCCACTTGGAAGCTGGTGGACAGCGACAACTTCGATGACTACATGAAAGCTCTTGGTGAGTAGCTCGAGTGCAACTGGTGAAGTGCTGGATGTTAACTAGTGAGATTCTGGAATGCACTAGTCGCATGCACTTGCCAACAAATGCAGTTTTGCCGCACTAGTGACTTGGAGTTGTCCTAGTAGTGTGCAGAAATGGCACACAGTAATGGTGAACTAGTTACTTGTAACAGTTGTTCTACTCATGTGCTGAACTGTAGGACAAAGATGGACTTGAACAACCTGGAAAGCAAATTCAGAGATTAGtttatgaataaatgaaacatGCTTGAAGATATTTGTAGAAAATATGTGATGACTGAGAACTATGTagaacattttgtttattttttcagtaaAACACACTTTAGTCTGGCGTGAGTCTCCCCTCCCCCACTTTATGAAAACTCAAGCGCCTTATTCCGCATCAGCGCTTATCCGACGCGCTTGTGGCATGCAGTTAGCAAGCtagatataaatataaatataaatatgaaaataaatatagccAATGGAGTACTGTACGTCGTTCTTCTCAGCTATCACTTTCTTAAGAGCCATGCTGTGGAGCAAAAATACACATACGGCACTTTTATTAACTGATATTAATATTCATAATGGTTTAAGCATGTGCTTCCGGGCGTCTTCCTTCCCAGGCGTGGGGTTCGCCACCCGGCAGGTGGGCAACGTGACCAAGCCCACCGTCATCATCAGCCAGGAAGGCGACAAGGTGATCATCCGCACGCAGAGCACCTTCAAGAACACCGAGATCTCCTTCAAGTTAGGGGAAGAGTTTGATGAGACCACCGCTGACGACAGGAACTGCAAGGTAAGAACACGCCAAGCAACACTGAAGCACACAGGAAGCAAAAATACTTCCCATCATTTCCTTTGCAGTCCACAGTGAGCATGGACGGAGACAAGCTGGTCCACGTGCAGAAGTGGGACGGCAAGGAGACCAAGTTCGTCAGGGAGATCAAGGATGGAAAGTTGGTCATGGTGAGATGATAATAAGTTTCCAAAAGTTGAATCGACCTCATTCTGCTGCTCCCAAATTGTTCCTAATTTTTTGAATGAAGTTTCTCAGTTGAAAAAACCCTGTAGTGACCTTTTCCTTTTGCTGATCCAGAACTTGACC
The Syngnathus acus chromosome 24, fSynAcu1.2, whole genome shotgun sequence genome window above contains:
- the arv1 gene encoding protein ARV1, encoding MASCFRCIECNEKATELHRDYSNGILKITLCGSCQKPVDKYIEYDPVIILIDAVLCKTQAFRHILFNTSWDIHWKLCMFCLLCEAYLRWSLRHSSESSDDPADIIRYTKEWEFYGMVTLAALELLAFCGGVLFVLRAAVMSSSYGGGDVDLNLLLRALLLSCYGKVLLVPAVIWEHDFLPLCLGFIKVFVLTSNMQAVRVILNCSKSLALCSVCVGLLSETLAARMCQTVAAAFH
- the LOC119118094 gene encoding fatty acid-binding protein, brain → MVDAFCATWKLVDSDNFDDYMKALGVGFATRQVGNVTKPTVIISQEGDKVIIRTQSTFKNTEISFKLGEEFDETTADDRNCKSTVSMDGDKLVHVQKWDGKETKFVREIKDGKLVMNLTFEDIHAVRTYEKA